A DNA window from Coffea arabica cultivar ET-39 chromosome 6c, Coffea Arabica ET-39 HiFi, whole genome shotgun sequence contains the following coding sequences:
- the LOC113691747 gene encoding TORTIFOLIA1-like protein 2, with translation MKTQINMVKGKGTARVSSQQAAFELKQRVVLALNKIADRDTYQIGIEELDKAIECLTPDGLSSFFSCILDTDSVQKSAVRKECIRSMASLATYYEGLVLPYLGKMVASIVKRLKDSDTVVRDACVDTMGVLASKFGSDEGGNNGLFVALVKPLFEALGEQNKQVQSGSALCLARVIDNISDPPVSILQKMLARTVKLLKNPHFMAKPAVIELNRSIIQAGGASTHSLLSAAIASIQEALKNSDWITRKAASAALGDIASNGGAFFGSFKSSCLHCLESCRFDKVKPVRDTALQALQIWRNLPGSDTPEPSEAGSSVKENFYRDEYSDIASACTSTPKDARIKRIGTNSVKKRVPLSFKKSGDNLIENAQHSKAGDWSIEIAVPKTRNISLSDVQYEESEGSCVTKTCERSGGRTSTQDVEYEYVHADDKQECSSASAHFPENFESKALTVCPSVLDEVNLVKKTGRGPLFTTEEMSTEEKRCRSQIRDRHSLDSTVTESSFPTMNGCCSKTANDIASIRKQLLEIENKQTDLMDSLRVFTSNIMDSLSMIQLKVSSLEDVFEGMTRELFNGGRSTGIVAATFLKRNLDSCSPRISTCTPRPSVDICNRQSASLPPKAVDTWEEEASTRSRSSNFARQGADVWTNPSQKLSKSTVGKGIHGHGGQMRKTENVFASVSAVNSRQRGADGKDNLWRGVSGYLSEGNFDSAYAEALCSGSELILFELLDRTGPVLEYLSEKTTCDLLNTLASYLSKKKFATSIFPWLQQVVDLTAIHGPNYVVISSKARRDFLLAVQQIAGLKFSNPVERRFVTELAMTLQQMWGKCS, from the exons ATGAAGACACAAATAAATATGGTGAAAGGGAAAGGAACTGCGAGGGTGAGTAGTCAGCAGGCGGCTTTTGAGCTAAAACAGCGCGTGGTTCTTGCCTTGAATAAGATTGCTGATAGGGATACTTATCAAATTGGGATTGAAGAGCTCGACAAGGCAATCGAATGCTTAACCCCAGATGGgctttcctcatttttctcttgCATATTGGACACTGATTCGGTGCAAAAGAGTGCAGTTCGTAAGGAATGTATTCGATCCATGGCTTCACTAGCAACATACTATGAAGGCCTAGTATTGCCCTACTTAGGGAAGATGGTTGCTAGCATTGTTAAACGGCTCAAGGATTCAGACACTGTGGTGAGAGATGCTTGTGTGGATACAATGGGTGTATTGGCTTCCAAGTTTGGTAGTGATGAGGGTGGAAATAATGGACTTTTTGTTGCTCTAGTGAAGCCTCTATTTGAAGCGTTGGGTGAACAGAATAAGCAAGTACAGTCTGGTTCGGCATTATGTTTGGCAAGGGTCATTGATAATATCAGTGATCCCCCAGTGTCAATATTGCAGAAGATGTTAGCAAGGACTGTTAAGTTGCTCAAGAACCCACATTTCATGGCAAAACCAGCTGTCATAGAACTGAACAGAAGTATCATTCAG GCTGGTGGTGCTTCCACACATAGTTTGTTATCTGCAGCCATTGCTAGTATCCAAGAAGCTCTCAAGAATAGCGACTGGATAACACGAAAAGCTGCTTCTGCAGCATTAGGGGATATTGCTTCCAATGGTGGAGCATTCTTTGGCTCTTTCAAGTCTTCTTGCTTGCATTGTCTTGAATCATGTCGCTTTGACAAG GTTAAACCAGTCAGGGACACAGCACTGCAGGCATTACAAATCTGGAGAAACCTTCCTGGAAGTGATACACCAGAACCATCAGAAGCTGGGTCTTCAGTTAAAG AAAATTTCTATAGAGACGAGTATTCTGATATAGCAAGTGCCTGTACTTCTACACCCAAGGATGCTCGAATTAAGAGAATTGGTACAAACTCAGTCAAGAAAAGGGTCCCTCTCTCTTTCAAAAAATCAGGGGACAATCTTATTGAAAATGCTCAGCATTCAAAAGCAGGTGATTGGAGCATAGAAATTGCAGTTCCAAAGACTCGTAACATTTCTTTGTCAGATGTTCAATACGAAGAATCTGAGGGTAGTTGTGTTACTAAGACATGTGAAAGAAGTGGTGGTAGGACAAGTACTCAGGATGTGGAATATGAATATGTGCATGCGGATGACAAACAGGAGTGCTCTTCTGCCTCTGCTCATTTTCCCgagaattttgaatctaaagcatTGACAGTTTGTCCTAGTGTCCTTGATGAAGTTAATCTTGTAAAGAAAACAGGTAGAGGTCCACTTTTTACAACTGAAGAAATGAGCACTGAAGAAAAAAGATGCAGGTCCCAAATCCGGGATCGTCATAGCTTGGACTCCACAGTTACTGAATCCAGTTTTCCCACAATGAATGGCTGTTGCTCGAAAACGGCAAATGACATAGCATCCATTCGAAAACAACTTCTGGAGATTGAAAATAAGCAAACAGATCTGATGGATTCGTTGAGG GTTTTCACGTCCAACATTATGGATAGTTTGTCAATGATACAGTTGAAAGTGTCAAGTCTTGAAGATGTGTTTGAAGGAATGACACGAGAGCTTTTCAATGGGGGAAGAAGTACAGGTATAGTTGCAGCCACATTTTTGAAGAGAAACTTAGATTCTTGTTCTCCTAGAATCTCTACTTGCACTCCCAGACCATCTGTGGATATATGCAATAGACAGTCTGCATCATTGCCACCAAAAGCTGTGGATACTTGGGAGGAAGAAGCATCTACCAGGAGCAGATCAAGCAATTTTGCTAGACAAGGTGCAGACGTATGGACTAATCCATCTCAAAAGTTGAGTAAAAGTACTGTGGGAAAGGGCATCCACGGACATGGTGGCCAAATGAGAAAAACTGAAAATGTCTTTGCTTCAGTTTCTGCTGTGAACAGTAGACAGCGCGGTGCAGATGGAAAGGATAATCTGTGGAGAGGTGTAAGTGGTTATCTGTCTGAAGGAAATTTTGACTCCGCATATGCAGAAGCTCTTTGCTCTGGGAGTGAGCTTATTTTGTTTGAGCTTCTTGATAGAACAGGTCCTGTACTGGAATATTTATCGGAGAAGACAACCTGTGACCTGTTGAATACTTTGGCATCATATTTatcaaagaaaaaatttgcaacTTCCATTTTCCCTTGGTTGCAGCAG GTTGTGGACTTGACTGCCATCCATGGACCCAATTACGTTGTTATTTCTTCAAAAGCAAGGCGTGATTTCCTGTTAGCTGTTCAACAAATTGCCGGTTTGAAATTTTCTAACCCAGTTGAGAGGAGATTTGTGACAGAGCTAGCTATGACATTGCAGCAAATGTGGG GAAAATGCTCCTAG
- the LOC113692414 gene encoding receptor-like protein 6 has protein sequence MAKPPFLLLFLMFFSQILTCIITVGAFGICLSDQRLTLLQFRDGLLFDSTLSNKLVHWNQSSDCCSWGGVACDVVGHVISLELDNETISVKNADWKSLFTLRHLERLNLGDNNFDSIQIPEELSNLTRLKCLNLSIAGFTGQIPLGLSRMKSLVTLDLSNRFPDRRIQIKNIPGGLKAVFNNLTELRELYLDGVNISAEGRLWCDVFSSLSKLQVLTLTSCHLSGPITSSLLDLSSLTTLTLDNNNLSTVVPQFFSSFTNLTSLSLVSCNLIGKFPEKIFQLPTLQRVLLSDNPFLRGSLPEFPNQGSFTEIILSETNFSGSLPDSIGNLRALSRIDLWTSNFSGPIPANLSNLENLVYLDLSYNKFNGSVPSFQMSKKLVHIDLSHNSFTGPIPFAQYADLRDLESINLGYNSLTGNIPLSLFTLPSLQELQLSNNKFDGQMNEIPNASSSLLDVLDLGSNYLGGSIPKFIFELKRLTVLSISWNTFSGTVSLEMFQGLPHLSELDLSYNNLSIDASSNTGTSLSSFPQLSVLMLASCNLKIFPDVIKNQSRTMHLDLSLNHITGQIPNWIWDVGGGYLEQLNLSFNLLAEIQKPYTIPSDLLALDLHANQLRGEIPTPPLQFIYLDYSSNNFNTSIPPNIGDYLSYAVFLSLSNNSITGAIPESICNATYIEVLDLSKNALSGKLPACILGMEFLGVLNLGENNLHGLIPNAFPDKCSLRTLDLRMNALEGKIPRSLQNCKQLQVLNVGKNKMEDTFPCMLMKATDLLVLVLRSNRFQGETVCPRYNHSWTSLQILDIAHNNFSGALSPKHFFNWRVMMTEEDNEAKYLQFGFMELSNLYYKDAVTLTIKGLELELVKILRVYKVIDFSGNKFHGQIPMTIGELKQLYILNLSHNSLTGMIPEAIGNCTQLGVLDLSMNQLTGMIPVKLAGLTFLSFLNLSYNQLSGEIPVGRQLQTFTDASFYGNRGLCGFPLSISCNKSEANGLSWINASFESERDSSRNEIEWEYVSAALGFSVGLGIISWLNFSSPRWWEKFIALVLQLLLRILHRQVRQKYCRTPIRRL, from the coding sequence ATGGCAAAGCCACCTTTCTTATTGcttttcttgatgttctttTCCCAAATCTTAACATGTATCATCACTGTTGGTGCTTTTGGCATATGTCTCAGTGATCAAAGGTTAACTTTGCTTCAGTTCAGGGACGGCCTGCTGTTCGATTCAACACTTTCGAACAAGCTGGTGCACTGGAATCAGAGTAGTGACTGTTGCAGCTGGGGTGGAGTGGCATGTGATGTTGTTGGCCATGTTATCAGCCTGGAGCTAGATAATGAGACAATATCAGTGAAAAATGCAGATTGGAAAAGCCTTTTCACTCTCCGACATCTTGAGAGACTAAATCTGGGCGACAATAACTTTGATTCTATCCAAATTCCTGAGGAACTTTCTAACCTCACAAGGTTGAAGTGTCTAAACTTGTCAATTGCTGGTTTCACCGGGCAGATTCCACTTGGTTTGTCGAGAATGAAGAGCTTGGTTACTCTTGATCTCTCCAACCGTTTTCCAGACCGGAGAATACAGATAAAGAATATTCCGGGAGGTTTAAAAGCGGTGTTTAACAATCTAACCGAGCTGAGAGAACTTTATCTTGACGGTGTCAATATTTCAGCTGAAGGGAGACTGTGGTGCGATGTTTTCTCATCTTTGTCTAAGCTACAAGTTCTGACTTTAACTAGCTGTCACCTCTCAGGTCCTATAACCTCTTCCCTTCTTGATCTTAGTTCGCTAACCACCCTCACACTCGATAACAACAATCTCTCAACCGTAGTTCCCCAATTCTTCTCAAGCTTCACAAATTTGACTTCTTTGAGTCTTGTCTCTTGTAATTTAATCGGGAAATTTCCGGAGAAGATTTTTCAGTTACCAACACTGCAGCGTGTATTGTTGTCAGACAATCCCTTTCTCAGGGGAAGTTTGCCAGAGTTTCCCAACCAGGGGTCCTTCACCGAGATCATCCTCAGTGAGACAAACTTTTCAGGTTCTTTACCAGACTCTATCGGGAACCTTCGAGCGTTGTCTAGGATAGATTTGTGGACTTCCAATTTCAGCGGACCAATTCCTGCCAATTTGTCGAATCTTGAAAATTTGGTCTACCTTGACTTGTCATATAACAAGTTCAATGGTTCTGTTCCATCATTCCAGATGTCCAAAAAGCTCGTGCATATAGACCTGTCCCATAATTCTTTTACTGGTCCTATTCCTTTCGCTCAATATGCAGATCTCAGAGATCTTGAATCCATTAACTTGGGGTATAATTCCCTGACAGGGAACATTCCCTTGTCTCTGTTTACTCTCCCGTCCTTGCAGGAACTCCAACTTTCTAATAACAAGTTTGATGGTCAGATGAACGAAATTCCCAATGCTAGCTCCTCTTTACTTGATGTACTGGATCTCGGCAGCAACTATCTTGGAGGATCCATTCCAAAGTTCATTTTTGAACTCAAAAGGCTTACTGTCCTATCAATTTCATGGAACACTTTTAGTGGAACTGTAAGTCTAGAAATGTTCCAGGGGCTCCCTCATCTTTCTGAACTTGACCTTTCTTACAACAATTTGTCAATAGATGCAAGTAGCAATACAGGTACAAGCTTATCCTCATTTCCACAATTGTCTGTACTGATGTTGGCTTCTTgtaatctgaaaattttccCTGATGTAATAAAGAATCAATCCAGAACGATGCATTTAGACCTATCATTGAACCATATCACAGGGCAGATTCCAAACTGGATTTGGGATGTTGGAGGAGGATATCTTGAGCAGCTAAACCTTTCTTTCAATCTTTTAGCAGAAATTCAAAAGCCGTACACCATTCCTTCTGATCTCCTTGCGTTGGACTTACATGCCAATCAGCTCAGGGGTGAAATACCCACTCCACCACTGCAATTCATATATCTAGACTACTCTAGCAACAATTTTAACACATCTATTCCACCCAACATAGGTGATTACTTGTCCTATGctgttttcctttctctttcaaaTAATAGCATCACTGGAGCTATCCCTGAATCCATATGCAATGCAACTTATATAGAAGTTCTTGATTTGTCTAAAAATGCCCTGAGTGGTAAATTACCAGCTTGTATTCTAGGAATGGAGTTTCTTGGGGTATTAAACCTAGGGGAAAATAACCTTCACGGTCTGATTCCTAATGCATTCCCAGACAAATGTAGCCTAAGAACCTTAGACCTCAGGATGAATGCCCTTGAAGGGAAGATACCAAGATCGTTGCAAAATTGCAAACAGTTGCAAGTTCTCAATGTTgggaaaaataaaatggaaGACACATTTCCATGCATGTTGATGAAAGCAACAGATTTGCTAGTCCTTGTTCTGCGATCCAACAGGTTTCAAGGTGAAACTGTCTGTCCTCGGTACAATCACAGTTGGACAAGTCTTCAAATTTTGGACATTGCTCACAACAACTTTAGTGGTGCTTTGTCCCCAAAACACTTCTTCAATTGGAGAGTAATGATGACTGAGGAAGATAATGAAGCAAAGTACCTGCAATTTGGCTTCATGGAACTCAGTAACTTATATTACAAGGATGCTGTGACACTGACTATTAAAGGGCTTGAACTCGAGCTTGTTAAGATTCTGAGAGTGTACAAAGTTATTGATTTCTCAGGCAATAAATTCCACGGGCAGATACCGATGACAATTGGAGAACTCAAACAACTTTACATTCTCAACTTATCTCACAATTCCCTCACTGGCATGATTCCAGAAGCAATCGGAAACTGCACTCAGCTTGGTGTATTAGACCTCTCAATGAACCAGCTAACCGGGATGATTCCGGTAAAGCTTGCAGGCCTtacatttctttcatttttgaaCCTGTCCTATAACCAGTTGTCAGGAGAAATCCCAGTTGGCCGCCAACTCCAAACATTCACAGATGCTTCCTTTTATGGAAACAGAGGTCTCTGCGGATTTCCCCTAAGCATAAGCTGCAACAAGTCAGAAGCCAATGGATTGTCATGGATAAATGCATCATTCGAGTCTGAGAGGGACTCTTCCAGGAATGAGATTGAGTGGGAGTACGTTAGTGCTGCCTTGGGATTTAGTGTAGGGTTAGGAATCATTTCCTGGCTGAACTTTTCTAGTCCAAGATGGTGGGAAAAGTTTATTGCACTTGTCCTTCAACTCCTCCTGAGGATTCTGCATCGGCAGGTCAGACAAAAGTACTGCAGGACTCCAATTCGGAGACTTTAG
- the LOC113693916 gene encoding probable serine/threonine-protein kinase PBL17, producing MGSCFSVEEEIQQPQNKVAHGIAAFPGQAHSQLSNKANAPQTSSTEGAKSVVIVSKDVNDLRQNPVNSNLDLFTYEEMKLATKHFRPDQVLGEGGFGIVYKGVIDGNVRPGYKTTRVAIKELDPEGLQGDREWLAEVNYLGQLCHPNLVKLIGYCCDDDHRLLVYEYMASGSLEKHLFPRVCSTLTWSRRMKIALDAAKGLAFLHSAERQIIYRDFKTSNILLDADFNAKLSDFGLAKDGPMGDQTHVSTRVMGTYGYAAPEYVMTGHLTARSDVYGFGVVLLEMLIGRRAMDKSRPSREHNLVEWARPLLNSSKKLLKILDPRMEGQYSTKVAVKVAVLAYQCLSQNPRGRPVMSQVVELLEGFQTQTGSREEEMLQSGGGSVTLYEVPRGMPDSPATEQKNQLKSESQRDVRPPKSKQTNGRSRSEPPKECDLYSSFPDAGLGERKFS from the exons TTGCCCATGGAATTGCTGCATTTCCTGGACAAGCACATTCTCAGCTTTCCAACAAGGCAAATGCACCACAAACCAGTAGCACTGAAGGTGCAAAAAGTGTTGTCATAGTTTCAAAAGATGTCAACGATCTGCGTCAAAATCCCGTGAATAGTAatcttgacttgtttacgtATGAAGAGATGAAGTTAGCTACCAAGCATTTCCGACCAGATCAAGTTCTTGGTGAGGGTGGGTTTGGCATAGTTTATAAGGGAGTTATAGACGGGAATGTGAGGCCTGGTTACAAAACCACCCGTGTTGCCATTAAAGAGCTTGATCCTGAAGGTCTGCAGGGTGACAGAGAATGGCTG GCAGAAGTGAACTACTTGGGGCAACTTTGTCACCCTAACCTGGTGAAGCTCATTGGATATTGCTGTGACGATGACCATCGGCTGTTGGTTTATGAATACATGGCTTCTGGAAGCCTGGAGAAACACCTTTTCCCAA GAGTCTGTTCTACACTAACATGGTCAAGGAGAATGAAGATCGCTTTAGATGCTGCAAAAGGGCTTGCTTTTCTTCATAGTGCAGAAAGGCAAATTATTTATCGAGATTTCAAGACTTCTAATATTTTGCTGGATGCG GATTTCAATGCAAAGCTTTCTGACTTTGGACTTGCAAAGGATGGGCCTATGGGAGATCAAACACATGTATCAACCCGAGTCATGGGTACCTACGGCTATGCAGCTCCTGAGTATGTCATGACTG GACATTTAACCGCAAGAAGTGATGTTTATGGCTTTGGGGTCGTCTTGCTTGAGATGCTTATTGGAAGGAGAGCAATGGATAAGAGTAGGCCTAGCCGGGAGCATAACCTTGTGGAGTGGGCTCGCCCACTTCTTAACAGCAGCAAGAAGCTTTTGAAAATACTGGACCCTCGAATGGAAGGGCAATACTCTACTAAAGTCGCCGTAAAGGTGGCAGTTCTTGCATATCAATGTCTTAGCCAAAACCCGAGAGGGAGGCCTGTCATGAGCCAAGTGGTCGAATTACTGGAAGGCTTTCAAACTCAAACTGGAAGTCGAGAGGAGGAAATGCTTCAGAGTGGAGGTGGAAGTGTAACCCTTTATGAAGTCCCGAGAGGAATGCCTGACAGTCCGGCCACAGAGCAGAAAAACCAGCTGAAAAGTGAGAGTCAAAGAGATGTCAGGCCTCCaaaaagcaaacaaacaaaTGGAAGGAGCAGAAGTGAGCCTCCGAAGGAGTGCGATCTTTACAGTTCTTTCCCAGATGCTGGACTAGGTGAGAGAAAATTTTCTTGA